The following is a genomic window from Clostridium fungisolvens.
TCTGGAGACCCTATCTTGTCTATAATCATTGTTCCATTCTCACCTTGTATCTCACTTGGTGAATAAGAATATGCTATCTTTGAGTGCATTACAACAGCATCCATATCATCATATTTTGCTAGCACCGAGCCTTCTCCATCTACCCCTGACTTAAGAAGATACGCAGATGCAGTTATTTGTTTTGGAATCCCAAAAAGCTTTATCATTGGGTGAATACAGTATATTCCTATATCCATGATTGATCCATTTGAGAAACTTGCATCGAAAGTATTAACTCTTGTTCCGGATTTATAAGTATCATATCTCGATGAGTACTGACAATAATTTCCTAAATATCTTCTTATTTTACCTAACTTATATATATTTTCTTCTATAACTTTAAAATTGGGTAAGAAGTGTGATTTTAAAGCTTCCATCAATACAACCTTGTTCTTTATTGCCTCTTTTATCATAACTTCCACTTCCTTTGAGTTAGAAGCAAAGGCCTTTTCACATATTACATGTTTTTTATTCTTAAGAAATATTATTGACTGTTCGTAGTGTAATGAATTAGGACTTGCTATATATACTGCATCTATAACATCACTTTGAGCCATTTCTTCTAACGACGTAAAATATGTTATTCCATCATATCTTTTACCAAATTCTTTAGCTTTCTCTAAATCACGAGAATAAACAGCTGATAGCTTAAAATCATTTACATTACTAGCCCCTTTAATAAATGCGTGAGTTATCCAACTTGTACCTATAACACCAAATCTAATCATACTTTCCTCCTAATGTGAGAATAATATTAGAGAATCCAACATTATTACAATCTAATCATATAATTGTATATTAAAACAATTGTAATATTAATAGTACAGCATTTCAACTTTATCTATTTTCATATATATATTTAGAAAGCTTTGCTATAAGTTCATCGGGATCTCCATTAGTATCCTTTGTAAATATTGTTAATATATAAGGTTCATCAGCATATATTATTCCTATATCATTTACGTAATCTTCGTAATCTCCAATCTTATGTGCAACAATTTCTTGTGGTATGTACTTATCAATCCTATCATGATAGACTGTATTTTTCATGTCATCAATAATTGTCTTGTAATACTCATTATCGTCATTATTAAAATATAACTTTTTTAGTATTTCTAAAGAATCCAAAGCTGATGATTCATTTTCCGCTCTGTTTACTGTATGCTTGACTATATTCTCAATGTAAGAGTACTTGTACTCTGCTGTTATAGTCCTTAAAAGCATATTTACAGCTATATTGTCGGAATACTTTATGGAATAGTCAATTAATGTACTTATATTTATAGGCTTTGTAAGTCTGCTGCTCCCCTGCAATATACCAGCTCCATCCTCATAATCCTGAGAAGAGTAAATAACACCTTGATCCATAGTTAATTTTTTTTCTTTTATAAGATCAACAGTAGCCATGCTAATTGGAACCTTTACAGTACTAGCAGCTTTAAATGTCTTATCTCCATTTATGCTAAATCCTAAAGACGAATTTAAATCATAATAAGCTATTCCAACTTTATCCTTATTATCTTTGATAAATTCTTCAACCTTTGCTTTAAGTTCATCCAGTTTTTTTTGTTTGTTTATTTTTATTTCCTCAGCCTCTTTTATTTCTGCTATCTTTTCATGGTCTACTTCTTTATGCTCAGCTATTAACGTATCTGTATCTTCTATAGCATTTGTATTAGAATTTGCAGCAACTGCATTTTGATTAGCCAAAACCTCAGCCTGTCCATTATTTCTATAGCCTATAAAAACTATTAAGATTATAGCTACAACCATACAGGCATACAAATATTTCTTTTTCACACCTATCAACCTCTCATATAATATTACCTTCTAATATGTAACAGTTCGTACCGAAATCTATTTTTAAAACTCTCACGGCTTCTGGTGAGAGAATTTAAAAATATAAATTTTATTACGAAGTGGTACATCCATATTAATTTATTATAGAAGGTATTTTTATAATAACTGTGAGATGAGTATGTGAAATTGTGTGCCTTTAAATAATTGTTACACAAATTTTACACATAATTATATAATCAGTCTATTAATTTACCTTGTTTATACAAATCATCTTTTGGGTTAATTTTAAAATAAAAACTATCTAGCAAATATTTTGTGTTATACTTGCTAGCTAGTTCATAAAGGAATTCTTTCACTTCTTGTAAAGTACATTCATCATTCTCGTACATTTTTAGACAACTAAAAAACCTTATCTTTTCCTGTTCATCCGCGATCTTCTTAAAATAACCCCATACATGCTGCAATGTGTTTATTACCTGTCCTTTAGATAAATCCATAAGCAATACATTGCCTAAAATTTGTCTAATCTCACTTAAGTTAACGTTCTCCCTTGAAAAATACTCACTTATTTTTTTATATTCATAGTAAGATCTTTCCATTATGCAATATTTATATTTTGCCCACAATTCTTGTGCTTCCCTTATATTGTTATTTCTCATAAAAACCTCTAACAACTTTTTAATAGTATTATAATAATTATATCAAAACTAACCAACTAGTCATGCCTTTTCTCTGTCAACAACAAGTACTAAAACAGTCCATACAACAATAAGAACAGATATGGATGTAAAAATTATTTCTACATATTTTCCAAACATAGAAACACCCCTTTCTTCTCTTGAATATAGACTTAACTTAAATGGATTATTTTATTCGAATTGTATATTAAATAACTGCTCTACTTCTACTGCTGGTAAAGCCTTGCTGTATAGATATCCTTGACCCATATCGCAACCATTTAGCTTTAGAAATTCCTTTTGCTCAATGTTCTCAATACCTTCTGCAACTACCAACAAATCTATACTATGTATTAAATTCATAACTGCCATTACTATGATTGCATTCTTATCTTTATCAAATATTGATTTTATAAATTCCTTATCTATTTTCACTACGTCCATTGAGAGAGAATTTATATATGTGAGCGACGAATATCCAGTTCCAAAATCATCTAATGCAATTTTGAACCCCATATTTCTTAGTTTATTTAAAACTTCACTGGATGTTTCTAAATTATCTATTACCGAAGTTTCAGTTACCTCTAATTGTATTTCTGATTTATCAATCTCCAAACTATTCGTCATCGAACATAATTCATCTATAAAGCAATCATTAGATATTCTCTTTGATGATAAATTAATAGATATTTTTATTGCTTTATAACCTTTTTCATTCCAGAATTTCTTTTGCATCAATGCTTTTCTAAATACCCATTGTTCAATATTATCTATAAGACCTATGCTCTCGGCTAAGGGTACAAAATCCATTGGCGACACAAATCCTTTTTTGGGATGAATCCACCTGATTAAAGCTTCAACTCCTATTACTACATTTCTTTTCAAATCCACTATAGGTTGATAGTATAAACTAAACAATTCATTTTCAATAGCATGTATAATCTCATTAATAAGATTTATTTTTACTGTGTTTATTTCTTCAATTTTCTTATTATAAAATGAAATTTTATCTTTTTCCAAAGTTTTTACTTTTGATAAGGCCATATTTGAATTCTTTAATAGGTCATTAAAGTTATTTGCATCAATAGGGTATATAGAAATACCTAAATTATATGTAATATGGAACTCTTGATTATTTACTTTCCAGCCTCTTTTTAATTTCAAGAGAATTTTATTCACTTTATTTACAACTTCATCTTTATCTTTAATATTTACTAATACAATAGCAAACATATCTTCTTTTAATTTAGAAACTTTATTTGAATCGAAAACAATATCTTTTAGTGTATCTCCTACATCTTTTATAAGTAAATCACCATACTTGTGACCTAGTATATCGTTTATATCTTCTAAGTTATCAATTGCTAGGCATATAAATGCAAATTTATCAGCTGAACTTTCGCTTTTATAATTATTGATTAAGTTTATTATCTCTTTTTCTAACATGAGTTTATTCGGTAACTTTGTAAA
Proteins encoded in this region:
- a CDS encoding putative bifunctional diguanylate cyclase/phosphodiesterase — protein: MRGINKIYKIDAKNIQDYLDSSNKIDPKMQSFKVALVYAIVGVIWIITSDNLAIQLAGRDNLYEQIQTYKGWGFVLLTTLVIYISIRNSLMLFDKAINEIYQNYDELNKSHETLLELEREIERQLQELHILAYYDTFTKLPNKLMLEKEIINLINNYKSESSADKFAFICLAIDNLEDINDILGHKYGDLLIKDVGDTLKDIVFDSNKVSKLKEDMFAIVLVNIKDKDEVVNKVNKILLKLKRGWKVNNQEFHITYNLGISIYPIDANNFNDLLKNSNMALSKVKTLEKDKISFYNKKIEEINTVKINLINEIIHAIENELFSLYYQPIVDLKRNVVIGVEALIRWIHPKKGFVSPMDFVPLAESIGLIDNIEQWVFRKALMQKKFWNEKGYKAIKISINLSSKRISNDCFIDELCSMTNSLEIDKSEIQLEVTETSVIDNLETSSEVLNKLRNMGFKIALDDFGTGYSSLTYINSLSMDVVKIDKEFIKSIFDKDKNAIIVMAVMNLIHSIDLLVVAEGIENIEQKEFLKLNGCDMGQGYLYSKALPAVEVEQLFNIQFE
- a CDS encoding DUF1722 domain-containing protein yields the protein MRNNNIREAQELWAKYKYCIMERSYYEYKKISEYFSRENVNLSEIRQILGNVLLMDLSKGQVINTLQHVWGYFKKIADEQEKIRFFSCLKMYENDECTLQEVKEFLYELASKYNTKYLLDSFYFKINPKDDLYKQGKLID
- a CDS encoding serine hydrolase gives rise to the protein MKKKYLYACMVVAIILIVFIGYRNNGQAEVLANQNAVAANSNTNAIEDTDTLIAEHKEVDHEKIAEIKEAEEIKINKQKKLDELKAKVEEFIKDNKDKVGIAYYDLNSSLGFSINGDKTFKAASTVKVPISMATVDLIKEKKLTMDQGVIYSSQDYEDGAGILQGSSRLTKPINISTLIDYSIKYSDNIAVNMLLRTITAEYKYSYIENIVKHTVNRAENESSALDSLEILKKLYFNNDDNEYYKTIIDDMKNTVYHDRIDKYIPQEIVAHKIGDYEDYVNDIGIIYADEPYILTIFTKDTNGDPDELIAKLSKYIYENR
- a CDS encoding Gfo/Idh/MocA family protein; this encodes MIRFGVIGTSWITHAFIKGASNVNDFKLSAVYSRDLEKAKEFGKRYDGITYFTSLEEMAQSDVIDAVYIASPNSLHYEQSIIFLKNKKHVICEKAFASNSKEVEVMIKEAIKNKVVLMEALKSHFLPNFKVIEENIYKLGKIRRYLGNYCQYSSRYDTYKSGTRVNTFDASFSNGSIMDIGIYCIHPMIKLFGIPKQITASAYLLKSGVDGEGSVLAKYDDMDAVVMHSKIAYSYSPSEIQGENGTMIIDKIGSPENIEIVYRNGEREVLTVPQIEDNMFYEAEEFINLINEGKFESKVNSHEHSLNVMKVVDEIRSQTGVKFPADNK